A window of Sutcliffiella cohnii contains these coding sequences:
- the galE gene encoding UDP-glucose 4-epimerase GalE, with amino-acid sequence MAILVTGGAGYIGSHTTVELLEAGYDVIILDNFSNSKMESLRRVKEITGKDFAFYEADLLQIEKIEQVFQENQIDAVIHFAGLKAVGESVEKPLYYYQNNITGTINLCETMKKNDVKKLVFSSSATVYGMPESVPISEDFPLSATNPYGRSKLMIEEILRDLYVSDSTWSISLLRYFNPIGAHESGKIGEDPNGIPNNLMPFITQVAVGKLPNLQVFGDDYDTVDGTGVRDYIHVVDLAKGHLKALEKVKKTTNVDAYNLGTGQGYSVLEMVQAFEEASGKEVPYRIINRRPGDIGECYADPTKAEKELGWKAEKGIEEMCRDSWRWQSNNPNGYGE; translated from the coding sequence ATGGCTATTTTAGTAACAGGTGGAGCCGGATATATTGGTAGTCACACTACTGTGGAATTATTAGAAGCAGGATACGACGTTATCATTTTAGATAACTTTTCGAATAGTAAAATGGAATCGTTACGCCGTGTAAAAGAAATTACTGGGAAGGACTTTGCATTTTACGAGGCTGATTTACTTCAGATAGAGAAAATCGAACAAGTTTTTCAAGAAAATCAAATTGATGCGGTAATACATTTTGCAGGGTTAAAAGCAGTGGGTGAATCAGTAGAAAAGCCACTCTACTATTATCAAAATAACATTACAGGCACCATAAACCTTTGTGAAACAATGAAAAAAAATGATGTAAAAAAACTTGTTTTCAGTTCGTCTGCAACGGTTTATGGGATGCCAGAAAGTGTACCTATTTCTGAAGATTTCCCATTGAGCGCAACAAATCCATACGGCCGTTCTAAGCTTATGATTGAGGAAATTCTCAGAGATTTATACGTTTCTGACTCTACTTGGAGTATCTCTTTACTACGTTACTTCAATCCAATTGGTGCACATGAAAGTGGAAAAATTGGCGAAGACCCGAATGGAATTCCGAATAATTTAATGCCATTCATTACACAAGTTGCGGTAGGGAAACTACCTAATCTTCAAGTATTTGGAGACGATTATGACACAGTTGATGGAACAGGTGTAAGAGACTATATTCACGTTGTCGACTTAGCTAAAGGGCATTTAAAGGCGTTAGAGAAAGTGAAGAAAACTACTAATGTTGATGCTTACAATTTAGGGACTGGCCAAGGCTATAGCGTACTAGAAATGGTACAAGCATTTGAGGAAGCTTCCGGAAAAGAAGTACCATACCGTATTATTAACCGTCGCCCTGGTGATATTGGGGAATGCTATGCCGATCCAACAAAAGCAGAAAAAGAGTTAGGATGGAAAGCAGAAAAAGGAATTGAAGAAATGTGCCGTGATTCTTGGAGATGGCAAAGCAATAATCCGAATGGATACGGAGAGTAA
- a CDS encoding plasmid pRiA4b ORF-3 family protein, which produces MLIQCTKKLLDELKIKPAEPPTDAERLFSWHANLMLIGRKKTLVLVNDRNRYTVVLFGLKAKQMKNIQQLMRDAIRETLQAEGIKDEFIEPFFRNEVVFSKTQGRTFVARMNKACENVYYFQEDIQEEAINQVELSKRVSRIYAGEGKGYIEPNEEMYKDIAAWNGQPIFHTEAVQLKITLQLENYRIWRRVIVPIHKTFSQLHTVMQAAFNWQDEHLHEFYILNLAGKPIAHLVATEEAFAYARDEVPMKMNKDVILSEYLPNKMLYVYDFGDEWKHVIEVEKLINDYSNPFPTCVDGEGNTPPEDVGGEGGFEYFMEVLADKKHPEYEHMYSWGRSQGYESFNRDQVNRMLKDK; this is translated from the coding sequence ATGCTAATACAGTGTACGAAGAAACTATTAGATGAATTGAAAATAAAACCAGCTGAACCACCAACAGATGCAGAACGTTTATTTTCTTGGCATGCCAATCTTATGTTGATTGGTCGTAAAAAAACGTTAGTACTAGTTAATGATCGCAATCGTTATACTGTCGTTCTTTTTGGATTAAAGGCAAAGCAGATGAAAAATATACAGCAATTAATGAGGGACGCGATCCGAGAAACACTTCAAGCGGAAGGAATAAAAGATGAATTTATTGAACCGTTTTTCCGTAATGAAGTAGTCTTTTCGAAAACACAAGGTAGGACGTTCGTTGCTAGAATGAACAAAGCGTGTGAAAATGTATACTACTTTCAAGAAGACATTCAAGAAGAAGCTATAAATCAAGTAGAGCTAAGTAAAAGAGTGAGTCGAATATATGCAGGCGAAGGAAAGGGGTATATCGAACCAAACGAAGAAATGTATAAAGATATAGCTGCCTGGAACGGTCAGCCTATTTTTCATACCGAGGCGGTTCAATTAAAAATAACACTCCAATTAGAGAATTATCGTATTTGGCGGAGAGTTATCGTCCCAATACATAAAACTTTTTCACAGTTACACACAGTAATGCAAGCTGCTTTTAATTGGCAAGACGAACATTTGCATGAATTTTATATACTAAATCTAGCTGGCAAACCGATAGCACATTTAGTTGCTACTGAAGAAGCCTTTGCATATGCAAGAGATGAAGTCCCAATGAAAATGAATAAGGATGTTATTCTATCCGAATACCTTCCAAATAAGATGTTGTATGTTTATGACTTTGGGGACGAGTGGAAGCATGTCATTGAAGTAGAAAAATTGATAAATGATTATTCCAATCCTTTTCCAACTTGTGTTGATGGGGAAGGCAATACACCGCCGGAAGATGTAGGTGGAGAAGGTGGTTTCGAATATTTTATGGAAGTGCTAGCTGACAAAAAACATCCAGAATACGAGCACATGTATTCATGGGGGAGAAGTCAAGGGTATGAAAGCTTTAATCGAGATCAAGTGAACAGAATGTTGAAGGATAAGTAA
- a CDS encoding DUF1659 domain-containing protein encodes MAQAVLENTQLRLIFEVGLDEHGNVQFKTKNYNNIAIDATNEGLIAAAQAISSLQVYPLDAVKRNDLQLIVE; translated from the coding sequence ATGGCACAAGCAGTACTAGAAAATACACAGCTTCGCTTAATCTTTGAGGTAGGGTTGGACGAGCATGGAAACGTACAATTTAAAACAAAAAACTACAACAACATCGCAATTGATGCAACAAACGAAGGGTTAATTGCAGCAGCACAAGCGATTAGTAGTCTTCAAGTGTACCCGTTAGATGCAGTGAAGCGTAACGACTTACAGCTAATCGTTGAATAA
- a CDS encoding DUF2922 domain-containing protein: MKTLELIFLNEMGRQAKLVVDEPREDVTEAEITSAMDAIIASGVFTTNGGNYVTKHSAKVIERTETVFEMAE; encoded by the coding sequence ATGAAAACGTTAGAGCTAATTTTCTTAAATGAAATGGGAAGACAAGCGAAATTAGTTGTTGATGAGCCACGTGAGGACGTAACGGAAGCTGAAATAACTAGTGCGATGGATGCAATTATTGCTTCCGGCGTATTCACAACGAACGGTGGTAACTATGTTACGAAACATAGTGCAAAGGTAATCGAGCGTACCGAAACTGTTTTTGAAATGGCAGAATAA
- a CDS encoding YvrJ family protein: MEQWWSWISDVGFPVAVTFYLLTRMENKLDTLIATVQQLVYQDPSVISRRKQAN, translated from the coding sequence ATGGAACAATGGTGGAGCTGGATAAGTGACGTTGGATTTCCAGTGGCTGTCACGTTTTATTTATTAACGAGGATGGAAAATAAGCTAGACACGCTCATTGCGACAGTACAACAGCTAGTCTACCAAGATCCATCGGTAATTAGTAGAAGAAAACAAGCAAACTAA